Proteins found in one Deltaproteobacteria bacterium genomic segment:
- a CDS encoding cytochrome C: protein MRASRGMWIIVLAILAAGGFAVCAPDAAARAALLPEDCVKCHEAPPADVAEGGGKHKSDVTCLDCHAGHRPASKSNIPKCAQCHEGKPHYGLKSCLECHRNPHKPVQSLVLAPKTTEPCLTCHTDQSRQLKENPSRHSGQFCTNCHDVHRKVPDCVKCHRPHSADMAQGDCKKCHKAHRPKAVAYGADVPNKDCGACHKQALALLSATETKHKSVACVKCHENRHKAVPECQQCHGSKHPAAMMKKFPKCGM from the coding sequence ATGAGAGCGTCGAGGGGAATGTGGATCATCGTGCTGGCGATCCTCGCGGCCGGCGGTTTCGCGGTGTGCGCGCCGGACGCGGCGGCCAGGGCCGCGCTTTTGCCCGAGGACTGCGTCAAGTGCCACGAGGCGCCGCCGGCGGACGTGGCGGAAGGCGGAGGAAAGCACAAGTCCGACGTCACCTGCCTCGATTGCCACGCGGGGCACCGGCCCGCCTCGAAGAGCAACATCCCCAAATGCGCCCAGTGCCACGAGGGGAAACCGCACTACGGCCTGAAGAGCTGCCTCGAGTGCCACAGGAACCCGCACAAGCCGGTGCAGAGCCTGGTCCTCGCCCCGAAGACCACGGAGCCGTGCCTCACCTGCCACACCGACCAGTCCAGGCAGCTGAAGGAGAACCCGAGCCGGCATTCCGGACAGTTCTGCACGAATTGCCACGACGTCCACCGGAAGGTGCCGGATTGCGTGAAGTGCCACCGGCCGCACTCGGCCGACATGGCGCAGGGAGACTGCAAGAAGTGCCACAAGGCGCACCGCCCGAAGGCGGTGGCATACGGGGCGGACGTCCCGAACAAGGATTGCGGCGCGTGCCACAAGCAGGCGCTGGCGCTTTTGTCCGCCACCGAGACGAAACACAAGAGCGTGGCGTGCGTGAAGTGCCACGAGAACCGGCACAAGGCGGTCCCCGAGTGCCAGCAGTGCCACGGGAGCAAACACCCGGCGGCGATGATGAAGAAGTTCCCCAAGTGCGGAATG